One window of Microcoleus vaginatus PCC 9802 genomic DNA carries:
- a CDS encoding NlpC/P60 family protein gives MANYQLSDVVEYRTRSHINIYDSPKCDRLATQAALGRHLRVVELPLRQSDVNLDTTAVMVRLCEDDYPGWLDIRDVELLDVAETVYHPLVLSEAEVREKLPIAITFAREAMNQSNYYLWGGTVGPNYDCSGLMQAAFVAAGIWLPRDAYQQEAFTKPISIRALEPGDLVFFGTPEKATHVGLYLGDNRYIHSSGKAQGRNGIGIDVLSDDGDLVSQAYYQQLRGYGKVVASYQPH, from the coding sequence ATGGCCAATTATCAATTATCTGATGTTGTGGAGTACCGAACCCGATCGCACATAAATATTTACGATTCCCCAAAGTGCGATCGATTGGCAACTCAAGCAGCGCTGGGGCGACATTTGCGCGTCGTTGAACTCCCCCTAAGACAGAGCGATGTAAACTTGGATACAACGGCTGTGATGGTGCGGCTGTGCGAAGATGATTATCCGGGATGGCTGGATATTCGAGATGTTGAGTTGCTCGATGTGGCAGAAACAGTGTATCATCCTCTGGTGCTTTCTGAGGCGGAAGTTAGAGAAAAATTGCCAATTGCAATTACTTTCGCTCGTGAGGCTATGAACCAATCCAATTATTATCTTTGGGGCGGTACAGTCGGGCCGAATTATGATTGTTCGGGCTTGATGCAAGCGGCTTTTGTGGCCGCAGGCATCTGGTTGCCGAGGGATGCTTATCAGCAAGAAGCTTTTACTAAACCTATTAGTATCCGTGCTTTAGAACCGGGAGATTTAGTATTTTTTGGTACGCCAGAAAAAGCAACTCATGTAGGATTGTATCTCGGAGATAATCGCTACATTCACAGTTCTGGAAAAGCACAAGGTCGCAACGGTATCGGTATCGATGTTTTGTCGGACGATGGCGATCTAGTCAGTCAAGCTTATTACCAGCAATTGCGGGGATATGGTAAAGTTGTGGCAAGTTATCAACCTCATTAG
- a CDS encoding serine hydrolase: MTFFHQDEQLETLGSSIIDSALSEFTGLSGDRTAITWIVYDPPVRVNTGGALSPEEFWKYQPRGFSARASERIYPASIVKLFYLVAIWEWAQKGMIKTSPELERAVRDMIVDSSNDATSLVVDALTGTTSGPELSPAPFETWKQQRNIVNRYFQSLDWPELQNINANQKTWCDGPYGRERAFLGELMENRNMLTTNAAARLLHSIIGGVAVSAKASQEMMGLMKRSLDPAELEADPENQVTGFLGGGLPESAKLWSKAGLTSQVRHDAAYIEIAGLRPYLLVVFTEGKENSKNEEILPFISRQFVEAMKTLN, from the coding sequence ATGACATTTTTTCACCAAGACGAACAATTAGAAACCCTCGGCAGTAGCATTATAGACTCCGCATTGTCAGAATTTACAGGATTAAGTGGCGATCGTACAGCCATTACCTGGATAGTCTACGATCCGCCGGTGCGAGTCAATACAGGCGGCGCCCTGAGTCCAGAAGAATTTTGGAAATATCAACCCCGAGGTTTTAGCGCTAGAGCTTCCGAACGAATTTATCCCGCCAGCATCGTTAAATTATTCTACCTCGTTGCCATCTGGGAATGGGCGCAAAAAGGCATGATTAAAACATCGCCAGAATTAGAACGCGCCGTCCGAGATATGATAGTTGATTCCAGCAACGATGCCACCAGTTTAGTAGTAGACGCCCTCACCGGCACTACCAGCGGCCCAGAATTATCACCCGCGCCCTTTGAAACTTGGAAACAGCAGCGAAACATCGTCAACCGTTACTTTCAATCATTAGATTGGCCGGAATTACAAAATATTAACGCCAATCAAAAAACCTGGTGTGACGGCCCCTACGGTCGCGAGCGAGCATTTCTGGGAGAATTAATGGAAAATAGAAATATGCTGACAACAAATGCAGCGGCGCGTTTGCTGCACAGTATCATCGGCGGCGTAGCTGTTTCCGCTAAAGCATCGCAAGAAATGATGGGTTTAATGAAACGCAGTTTAGACCCAGCAGAATTAGAGGCAGATCCCGAAAATCAAGTAACGGGTTTTTTAGGTGGTGGATTGCCCGAATCAGCAAAATTGTGGTCAAAAGCGGGACTGACAAGTCAAGTGCGTCACGATGCTGCTTATATTGAAATAGCGGGTTTGCGGCCGTATTTGTTAGTTGTATTTACAGAGGGGAAAGAGAATAGCAAGAATGAAGAGATTTTGCCATTTATATCGCGGCAATTTGTAGAAGCGATGAAGACACTGAATTAG
- a CDS encoding phospholipase translates to MSKWYPQQILQEPGVRMTATEKQTILSKFPPPDENGQIYADGVFEGGGVRGVAFLGALRCCNDLGIRWRKLAGTSAGAITAAVLATDLSIDDLEEILGQLDYSIFLTKKNSPLILNGDPADDLQSPAWTLLFLTVSRQMGEYSAQPFRQWLEAMLGRGNLHTFADVKQIVKDRELKVVISNLTRGEMLVLPDDLHRRESTDSDALYEQLHLPSAEHFSVAEAVRLSMSIPLFFEPGKLGDDLIVDGGILSNFPLWIYDKQSVGATPASPRWFTFGFRLVDTGIETKAKIDTPLSMLAAMFRTMMKARDRYHQREMDKGRVINIDVTEAGVTTTDFNLDGDRKAHLYRLGYLYTKRFFLSANFSWEKHLKARGFGE, encoded by the coding sequence ATGAGCAAGTGGTATCCGCAGCAAATTTTGCAAGAACCCGGTGTCAGAATGACCGCCACCGAAAAACAAACAATTCTCAGCAAATTTCCGCCTCCCGACGAAAACGGTCAAATATATGCCGACGGGGTTTTTGAAGGCGGCGGCGTGCGCGGAGTTGCGTTTTTAGGAGCACTCAGGTGCTGCAACGATTTGGGCATCCGCTGGCGAAAATTGGCAGGCACTTCAGCAGGTGCAATTACCGCCGCAGTATTGGCAACCGACTTGTCAATTGATGATTTAGAGGAAATTTTAGGTCAGCTCGATTACAGCATATTTTTAACTAAAAAAAATAGTCCTCTAATTTTAAACGGCGACCCCGCAGACGACTTGCAATCCCCAGCTTGGACCCTGCTTTTTCTAACAGTTAGCCGTCAAATGGGAGAATATTCGGCGCAGCCTTTCCGGCAGTGGCTGGAAGCAATGCTCGGTCGAGGGAACTTGCACACTTTTGCCGATGTCAAACAAATCGTAAAAGACCGGGAATTAAAAGTAGTAATATCTAACCTCACTCGCGGTGAAATGTTGGTGCTTCCCGACGACTTACATCGGCGCGAATCGACAGATTCCGATGCTTTGTACGAGCAGTTGCACCTCCCAAGCGCTGAACATTTTAGCGTCGCTGAAGCCGTTCGGTTGTCGATGAGTATTCCGCTATTTTTTGAACCCGGAAAACTTGGCGATGACTTAATTGTAGATGGCGGAATTTTGAGCAATTTCCCCCTGTGGATTTATGACAAACAATCCGTCGGTGCGACTCCTGCGTCGCCGCGCTGGTTTACCTTTGGGTTTCGATTAGTCGATACCGGAATTGAGACTAAAGCTAAGATTGATACTCCCCTGTCGATGCTGGCGGCGATGTTCAGAACGATGATGAAAGCAAGAGACCGCTATCACCAGCGGGAAATGGATAAGGGCAGGGTGATTAATATTGATGTGACTGAAGCTGGGGTGACGACGACGGACTTTAATCTCGATGGCGATCGCAAGGCTCACCTGTACCGCTTGGGGTATTTGTATACTAAGAGGTTCTTTTTGAGTGCCAATTTTAGTTGGGAGAAGCACTTGAAGGCTAGGGGCTTTGGGGAGTAG
- a CDS encoding mechanosensitive ion channel family protein, which produces MTVIQTFLPIAQTFYTQLNAERTQALEVAQEFSKKFVELGFKIVPQLLWAIGILLITRFAIGFAGRVTRRALSRTEATLRKFLVQAAEITILVVGVVATLNQLGIQTTSVVAVVGAAGLAIGLAWQNTLSHFAAGVMLISLRPFEVGDAIEAGDVKGVVESIGIFSTTVVTDDRIKIIVPNNQLFNGTLKNTTAMGTRRVDLKIDIGDRPIRPTVAELLEIAHSHPLVLENPPPTCLVAEITPDTTILSLRPWCASVAYEQVRSQVQEHVKEAMNAYKNQEH; this is translated from the coding sequence ATGACAGTTATTCAGACGTTTTTACCAATAGCTCAAACCTTCTATACTCAGCTAAATGCAGAAAGAACACAAGCCTTGGAAGTAGCCCAAGAATTCTCGAAAAAATTCGTAGAATTGGGGTTTAAAATTGTACCTCAACTGCTGTGGGCGATCGGCATTTTGTTAATTACGCGATTTGCGATCGGCTTTGCGGGCCGCGTGACTCGCCGAGCACTGAGTCGCACCGAAGCCACCCTGCGAAAATTCTTAGTTCAAGCTGCTGAAATTACGATTTTGGTAGTGGGAGTAGTCGCCACTTTGAATCAGTTGGGAATTCAAACTACCAGCGTGGTTGCGGTGGTGGGTGCAGCGGGTTTGGCGATCGGTTTGGCGTGGCAAAATACTTTGTCGCACTTTGCTGCTGGGGTAATGTTGATTAGTTTGCGCCCTTTTGAAGTCGGAGATGCGATCGAAGCTGGGGATGTTAAGGGAGTGGTGGAGAGCATCGGGATTTTTTCAACAACCGTAGTCACAGACGATCGCATAAAAATTATTGTCCCGAACAATCAGTTGTTTAACGGTACATTGAAAAATACCACGGCAATGGGAACGAGGCGAGTAGACTTGAAAATTGATATTGGCGATCGGCCGATCCGTCCAACTGTAGCTGAGTTATTAGAAATTGCCCACTCTCACCCCCTGGTTTTGGAGAATCCGCCCCCGACTTGTTTGGTAGCCGAGATTACTCCAGACACAACTATTTTATCTCTCCGGCCTTGGTGCGCGTCGGTGGCCTACGAACAAGTGCGATCGCAAGTTCAAGAACACGTCAAAGAAGCAATGAATGCCTACAAAAATCAAGAACACTAG
- a CDS encoding alanine racemase encodes MWSGEKTTAESTTKESRQTLLWEDDGGLCQRAWVEIDLAALTHNVKQLKKLLSPHTELMAVVKADAYGHGAVAVSQTALQAGASWLGVATIPEGIELREAGIEAPILLLGATHTAQQVKAIAHWHLQPTICTAKQALIFSEVLADLNQSLPVHAKLDTGMSRLGTPWQEATEFVQLVKRLPNLKLASIYSHLATADSPDPAVMREQHQRFQQAIEQIKIAGINPPRLHLANSAAALADPALHYDLVRVGLATYGLYPAPHLQSIANLKPAMQVKARVTQVKTIEAGTGVSYGYKFIAQRQTQIAVIGIGYADGIPRNLSNKMQVLVRGHFVRQVGAVTMDQLMLDVTDIPNLEVGEVVTLLGKDGEYQITADDWAATLGTISWEILCGFKHRLPRVAVHY; translated from the coding sequence ATGTGGAGTGGGGAAAAAACAACCGCAGAATCAACGACAAAAGAATCCCGCCAGACTTTGCTGTGGGAGGATGACGGGGGACTTTGCCAGCGGGCTTGGGTAGAAATCGATTTAGCAGCTTTAACTCACAATGTAAAACAGCTTAAAAAGCTCTTATCTCCGCACACAGAACTGATGGCAGTTGTGAAAGCGGATGCTTACGGGCATGGTGCTGTTGCAGTCAGTCAAACAGCATTGCAAGCAGGTGCTAGTTGGCTGGGAGTGGCGACAATTCCCGAAGGAATAGAATTGCGAGAAGCTGGGATAGAAGCGCCGATTTTGCTGTTGGGGGCAACCCATACAGCCCAACAGGTAAAGGCGATCGCCCATTGGCACTTGCAGCCCACTATTTGTACTGCCAAACAAGCCCTAATTTTTTCCGAAGTTCTCGCTGATCTTAACCAATCTTTGCCGGTTCACGCTAAGTTAGATACGGGAATGTCTCGCTTGGGTACGCCCTGGCAAGAAGCAACAGAATTTGTGCAATTAGTCAAGCGGTTGCCCAATTTAAAATTAGCCAGTATTTACTCTCACTTGGCGACAGCAGATAGCCCCGACCCCGCAGTTATGAGAGAGCAGCACCAGCGGTTTCAACAGGCGATCGAGCAAATTAAAATAGCAGGAATTAACCCCCCTCGCCTCCACTTGGCCAACTCTGCCGCAGCCCTCGCTGACCCGGCTTTGCACTACGATTTAGTGCGAGTCGGTTTAGCTACCTACGGTCTTTATCCAGCACCTCACTTGCAGTCGATCGCCAATTTGAAGCCTGCAATGCAGGTAAAAGCTAGGGTAACGCAGGTGAAAACAATTGAAGCAGGAACCGGCGTCAGTTACGGCTATAAATTTATAGCTCAGCGCCAGACACAGATTGCCGTAATTGGTATCGGCTATGCAGATGGCATTCCGCGCAATCTTTCTAATAAAATGCAGGTTTTAGTCCGGGGTCACTTCGTGCGGCAAGTGGGCGCGGTAACGATGGATCAATTAATGCTGGATGTAACTGATATTCCCAATTTAGAAGTCGGCGAAGTGGTGACGCTGTTGGGCAAAGATGGGGAATATCAAATTACTGCCGACGATTGGGCCGCGACTTTAGGAACTATTTCGTGGGAAATTCTCTGCGGTTTTAAACACCGATTGCCCCGCGTAGCAGTACACTATTAG
- a CDS encoding peptidoglycan-binding protein, protein MDGLAYLHLAETWETAAGQTRSTHSKMHRNLAYTPLLFFTIALTIVNLVNPALALKKGDSGAEVANLQKTLQAAGYFGGKATGFYGSLTQAAVKKFQAENNLKVDGIVGPKTLSALKGKPEDASMEAAEKISPNVDQSSPSPTATDNTNELEDQTKAQPQEPLFQEPSLPPFKTENSEDKEIELPPTRLVNPPDNTQGKMTLKKTIYGNISPKSIVYSGAGLFFAQNMMYRHTITVYDRNFKLVKTIPDTVNLSKFGFSKFKGNYKGSPVEAAFSTDGKYAYVSNYKMYGSGFRNPGTDRCSPAAKHDQSFLYRINTQTLKIEKVIPVGAVPKFNAVSPDNRFALASNWCSWDLSVVDINKNLEIERVKLGAYPRGIVVTPDSKNAYVAIMGSSDIAKVNLIDFSVEWLKNIGNAPRHLTIDPNGKYLYATLNGEGNVAKIDLKTGKVVDKVSTGKAPRSMTISDQGKLLYVVNYFSNTVSKVRTSDMKVLQTVKVNSSPIGITYDPETNQVWVACYSGSIMVFQD, encoded by the coding sequence ATGGACGGACTGGCCTACCTACATTTAGCTGAAACTTGGGAAACGGCTGCGGGTCAAACTCGATCGACCCACTCAAAAATGCACCGGAATTTAGCCTATACTCCTTTACTTTTCTTTACGATCGCTCTCACAATTGTCAATTTAGTCAATCCCGCACTCGCCCTCAAAAAAGGTGATTCAGGCGCGGAAGTTGCAAACCTCCAGAAAACTCTGCAAGCAGCAGGATATTTTGGCGGTAAGGCTACAGGATTTTACGGTTCTCTCACCCAGGCTGCTGTGAAAAAGTTTCAAGCAGAGAACAACCTGAAAGTTGACGGAATTGTTGGCCCTAAAACCTTGTCAGCACTGAAAGGTAAGCCGGAAGACGCCAGCATGGAAGCTGCGGAAAAAATCTCGCCAAATGTCGATCAATCTTCGCCATCTCCTACCGCCACAGATAACACAAACGAACTCGAAGATCAAACTAAAGCTCAGCCCCAAGAACCTCTATTTCAAGAACCCTCTTTGCCACCCTTTAAAACTGAAAATTCCGAGGATAAAGAAATTGAATTACCACCCACAAGGCTAGTAAATCCTCCCGATAATACTCAAGGAAAAATGACCTTGAAAAAAACCATTTACGGCAATATCTCACCAAAATCAATAGTTTATTCGGGAGCGGGTTTGTTTTTTGCTCAAAACATGATGTACCGCCACACAATCACAGTTTATGACAGGAATTTTAAATTAGTCAAGACTATTCCCGATACCGTAAACTTGTCGAAGTTCGGGTTTTCTAAATTCAAAGGCAATTATAAAGGATCTCCTGTAGAAGCTGCTTTTTCAACAGACGGCAAATATGCCTACGTCTCCAACTACAAAATGTACGGTTCCGGGTTTAGAAATCCGGGAACCGACAGGTGCTCTCCAGCGGCCAAACATGACCAAAGTTTTCTGTACCGCATCAATACCCAAACTTTGAAAATAGAAAAGGTAATTCCTGTAGGTGCAGTTCCGAAATTCAATGCTGTTTCCCCTGACAATCGCTTCGCCCTCGCTAGCAATTGGTGCAGTTGGGATTTGAGCGTAGTTGATATCAATAAAAATCTCGAAATCGAGCGAGTGAAACTGGGTGCATATCCTCGGGGTATTGTTGTTACTCCCGACTCAAAAAATGCCTATGTTGCCATCATGGGTTCTTCCGATATTGCGAAAGTGAACCTCATCGACTTTTCGGTAGAATGGCTCAAGAATATTGGCAATGCGCCGCGTCATTTGACGATCGATCCCAATGGAAAGTATCTTTATGCCACTTTAAATGGTGAAGGAAATGTGGCAAAAATTGACCTAAAAACGGGTAAAGTGGTAGACAAAGTTTCTACAGGAAAAGCACCTCGCAGCATGACAATTTCCGATCAGGGAAAACTGCTTTATGTAGTCAACTATTTCTCGAATACTGTTAGCAAAGTTAGGACGAGCGATATGAAAGTGCTGCAAACAGTGAAGGTTAATTCAAGTCCGATCGGGATTACTTACGATCCGGAAACTAATCAGGTTTGGGTAGCTTGCTATTCGGGCAGTATTATGGTGTTTCAAGATTAA
- a CDS encoding S-layer homology domain-containing protein — protein sequence MSSSQPPSGERNPLGLDELIAILVAFGTMGAILFWVTGKNPERLNARNWQFPAVFSQPAVTPASPGILTPESPSSDLRSPAKTLIPSEPDAAPVGPLGPVLPQNPPVGVIVVPPKPIARSTPAPAITKPKGDKPKADKPKVGPVRFSDVPDKYWARPFIVALVDRKIFAESTDSKFRPDEPMTRAELARLIQRMSDDKQPIRKPIDFKDVKDQSPVAPAIDHTVKTGYLQGYPNKEFRPEKQIPRVEVIAALASGLSLKPSTKATKTLQVYTDRAKVPKWAANKVASATEAGIVVNHPKRTLLQPNRTATRAEVAAMIYQAMAKKGKVPAKSSEYVVKPLKLPK from the coding sequence ATGTCTTCTTCACAACCCCCGTCAGGGGAAAGAAATCCTCTAGGATTGGATGAATTGATTGCGATCTTGGTTGCCTTCGGCACGATGGGAGCCATTTTATTTTGGGTAACAGGTAAAAATCCCGAGCGATTGAATGCCAGAAATTGGCAATTTCCAGCCGTTTTTTCTCAGCCTGCTGTTACGCCCGCGAGTCCGGGAATATTAACACCCGAATCGCCAAGTTCCGATTTGCGCTCGCCCGCTAAAACGCTCATTCCCTCAGAACCGGATGCCGCACCTGTGGGACCTTTAGGGCCGGTTTTACCGCAAAATCCTCCGGTGGGTGTAATCGTTGTTCCTCCCAAGCCAATTGCGCGATCGACTCCCGCTCCAGCAATTACCAAACCCAAAGGCGATAAACCCAAAGCCGATAAACCCAAAGTTGGGCCCGTTAGATTCTCCGATGTTCCAGACAAATATTGGGCGCGTCCGTTCATTGTAGCTTTAGTCGATCGGAAAATTTTTGCTGAGTCCACCGACAGCAAATTTCGTCCCGACGAACCGATGACGCGAGCCGAACTAGCGCGCTTAATTCAGCGAATGTCCGACGACAAACAACCGATCCGAAAACCAATTGATTTTAAAGACGTAAAAGACCAGAGTCCTGTCGCTCCTGCGATCGACCACACCGTCAAAACTGGATATCTTCAAGGATACCCAAACAAGGAGTTCCGTCCCGAAAAACAAATTCCCCGTGTCGAAGTCATCGCAGCTTTAGCGAGCGGTTTGAGCCTGAAACCATCAACAAAAGCAACCAAAACTTTACAAGTTTATACAGACAGGGCAAAAGTACCGAAATGGGCAGCTAACAAAGTAGCATCAGCCACAGAAGCTGGCATTGTTGTTAACCACCCGAAGCGCACACTTTTGCAGCCTAATAGAACAGCAACTCGTGCTGAAGTAGCAGCCATGATTTACCAAGCTATGGCTAAAAAAGGCAAAGTACCTGCTAAGTCTTCAGAGTATGTTGTGAAGCCTTTAAAGTTGCCCAAATAA
- a CDS encoding DUF1517 domain-containing protein, producing MNAWRDRFNQFTGQTRLAVCRVFVHITGEEVAPLLGVLNRNARKAIDADGDIVVLGEGLVEICNHLLQYDNYWQSAANEGDVFWNEGEAGDYVDELFIDSADRYLSEPQYTTSVYDQKSPLSLPVTRNIVVMLTVAYEGEVPALETDLADISALKVGLKALINLHYQERLRAVQVHFSPAQLGDELTNDQVLVNFPELIPL from the coding sequence ATGAATGCTTGGCGCGATCGATTCAATCAATTTACAGGTCAAACTAGATTGGCAGTTTGCCGGGTGTTCGTTCACATAACAGGCGAAGAAGTTGCACCGCTGTTAGGAGTTCTCAACCGCAACGCCAGAAAAGCAATTGATGCCGATGGCGACATAGTAGTTTTAGGAGAAGGTCTTGTAGAAATTTGCAATCACCTCTTGCAGTACGACAACTACTGGCAATCAGCCGCCAATGAAGGCGATGTTTTTTGGAATGAAGGGGAAGCGGGCGATTATGTGGATGAACTTTTCATTGATTCAGCCGATCGCTATCTGAGCGAGCCTCAATACACCACATCTGTTTATGATCAAAAATCCCCCTTGTCTTTGCCGGTAACTAGAAATATTGTAGTGATGCTGACAGTTGCGTATGAAGGCGAAGTTCCTGCCCTAGAAACTGACCTCGCTGACATCAGCGCGCTGAAAGTCGGTTTAAAAGCCCTGATTAATTTACATTACCAAGAAAGGCTCCGAGCTGTGCAAGTTCACTTTTCTCCCGCACAGTTGGGAGACGAACTTACCAACGACCAAGTGTTGGTTAATTTCCCCGAACTTATTCCCCTTTAA
- the rfbB gene encoding dTDP-glucose 4,6-dehydratase, translating to MTDNANQGIERAPRRLLVTGGAGFIGSNFVHHWCSSYPGDRVVVLDALTYAGNRQTLATLEGGENFRFVEGDICDRTLVDTLLQEENITTVAHFAAESHVDRSIIGPAAFVQTNVVGTFTLLEAFRKHFEAIDEASLKAQMRFLHVSTDEVYGSLGPDDPAFTETTAYSPNSPYSASKAGSDHLARAYFHTYGVPTIITNCSNNYGPYHFPEKLIPLMCINMLLGKPLPVYGDGQNVRDWLYVLDHCRALDAVIHRGQPGETYNVGGNNEVKNLDLVKMLCQLMDELASDLPARPCEQLITFVKDRAGHDRRYAIDASKIKTELGWTPSVTVEEGLRQTVEWYLAHREWWEPLLSEEYQTYYRKVYSN from the coding sequence ATGACAGACAACGCGAATCAAGGCATTGAGCGAGCCCCTCGCCGATTGTTGGTGACGGGCGGGGCTGGATTTATCGGCTCGAATTTTGTGCATCACTGGTGCAGCAGCTATCCGGGCGATCGAGTAGTCGTACTCGACGCTTTAACCTACGCCGGAAACCGACAAACCCTGGCAACTTTGGAAGGAGGCGAAAATTTTCGGTTTGTGGAGGGGGATATTTGCGATCGTACCCTAGTCGATACCTTGCTCCAAGAAGAAAACATCACCACAGTCGCCCACTTTGCCGCAGAATCCCACGTTGACAGGTCAATTATCGGGCCTGCAGCCTTTGTTCAAACAAACGTTGTCGGAACCTTCACACTTTTAGAAGCCTTCCGCAAGCATTTTGAAGCAATTGATGAGGCATCTCTCAAAGCACAAATGCGCTTCCTCCACGTTTCTACCGACGAAGTTTACGGCAGTCTCGGCCCCGATGACCCAGCCTTCACAGAAACAACTGCCTACTCGCCCAACAGTCCCTACTCAGCCTCCAAAGCTGGCAGCGACCACCTCGCCCGCGCCTATTTTCACACCTACGGCGTCCCGACAATTATCACCAACTGTTCCAACAATTACGGCCCCTATCACTTCCCAGAAAAGCTCATTCCATTAATGTGCATCAATATGCTATTGGGCAAACCGCTGCCAGTATACGGCGACGGTCAAAACGTGCGAGATTGGCTTTACGTTCTCGACCACTGCCGCGCTTTAGATGCCGTTATTCACCGTGGTCAGCCTGGGGAAACCTACAATGTTGGCGGCAACAACGAGGTAAAAAATCTCGATTTAGTAAAAATGCTGTGCCAGCTAATGGACGAATTAGCTTCTGATTTACCTGCCCGTCCTTGCGAACAATTGATCACATTTGTCAAAGACAGAGCCGGGCACGATCGGCGTTATGCTATTGATGCCAGCAAAATTAAAACTGAGTTAGGTTGGACTCCCTCAGTAACAGTTGAAGAAGGTTTGCGGCAGACTGTAGAATGGTACTTAGCCCATCGGGAGTGGTGGGAACCCCTGCTTTCGGAGGAATATCAAACTTACTACCGGAAAGTCTACTCTAATTAA
- the crtA gene encoding cyanoexosortase A has product MTEINWLKHIQEPKYWLLGIASGLIALHLTLTSRTNDTDLFGTMLLFWGVVAFLIWERHESLTFESGVFASFFGTSLIALILLKSSSISGYDFFIRATPFLSGISLALLASGTKGLKQYWQELLILGYTAIPPGLIGVFVDVPKLTAKFSAFILHYIGFEVVRKGVFLILEKGSVEVNHGCSGVNAMLQLLGLALVFLLMFPTTRGQKMVLPFVAIITAFVVNAARVGLLAVLVSLSQPEAFKYWHEGNGSVIFSMIAVFIFGLFCWFAILKDQPQNKEGQNC; this is encoded by the coding sequence ATGACCGAAATAAACTGGCTCAAGCACATCCAAGAACCTAAATACTGGCTGTTAGGCATCGCCTCCGGTTTGATTGCCCTACACCTAACTCTAACTTCCAGAACAAACGACACAGACCTGTTCGGTACAATGTTACTGTTTTGGGGAGTCGTAGCATTTCTCATTTGGGAAAGGCACGAATCCTTAACTTTTGAAAGCGGAGTTTTCGCCAGCTTCTTTGGGACATCGTTAATTGCTTTAATATTGCTCAAAAGTTCGTCCATATCTGGATACGACTTTTTTATCCGAGCAACGCCTTTTTTGTCGGGAATCAGTCTCGCATTGCTTGCTTCTGGAACAAAAGGACTGAAACAATATTGGCAGGAACTTCTAATTCTTGGCTATACAGCTATTCCTCCCGGATTAATCGGAGTATTCGTTGATGTCCCCAAATTAACAGCTAAATTTTCAGCTTTCATCCTGCACTATATAGGATTTGAAGTGGTGCGGAAAGGGGTTTTTTTAATCCTGGAAAAGGGAAGCGTGGAAGTGAATCACGGCTGTTCCGGCGTAAATGCGATGCTACAATTATTAGGACTAGCTCTGGTTTTCTTACTGATGTTTCCTACCACTAGGGGTCAGAAAATGGTATTGCCATTCGTGGCAATAATTACTGCATTTGTAGTGAATGCCGCGCGAGTTGGTCTCCTGGCCGTGCTGGTATCGCTATCTCAACCCGAAGCATTTAAATACTGGCACGAAGGAAATGGTTCGGTAATATTTTCTATGATTGCTGTATTTATTTTCGGGTTATTCTGCTGGTTTGCAATTTTGAAAGACCAACCCCAAAATAAGGAAGGACAGAATTGCTAA
- a CDS encoding cyanoexosortase A system-associated protein: MAITSWKPLRLSLLAVTLGGVLLVAGKLVFYPSDGNTQATPFEFPESVPLADWKLHKSAVLEIKDTSGLKAARKYEYQKNSMALEIEMRYAVNTIGDVEGLMKGHTILKSYPGKLALANTQGVGFHGILQQKNRVYLSSCINPRGSATVTSQQFRYNRNTRDWQPNRILFWLLGRGNIQDRRCLWTQMSVPLDKTTPEDAKKILENAWVSWYEWWQPRFPEP; encoded by the coding sequence ATGGCTATTACCTCTTGGAAACCACTTAGGCTTTCCCTGTTGGCTGTTACTTTGGGAGGGGTTTTGTTGGTGGCCGGAAAATTGGTTTTCTATCCATCGGACGGCAACACTCAGGCAACCCCGTTTGAGTTTCCCGAGTCGGTGCCTCTAGCCGATTGGAAACTACACAAGAGCGCCGTTCTGGAAATTAAGGACACTTCAGGATTAAAAGCTGCCAGGAAATATGAATATCAAAAGAATAGCATGGCTCTAGAAATAGAGATGCGGTATGCGGTAAACACCATTGGAGATGTGGAAGGCCTGATGAAGGGACATACTATTCTCAAGTCGTATCCTGGTAAACTAGCATTGGCAAACACTCAAGGCGTGGGGTTTCACGGAATTTTGCAACAGAAAAATCGAGTGTATTTGAGTTCGTGTATCAATCCTCGTGGCAGTGCTACAGTAACTTCCCAACAGTTTAGATATAATCGAAATACTCGCGATTGGCAGCCAAACCGTATTCTGTTTTGGTTGTTGGGTAGGGGAAATATTCAAGACCGGCGCTGTTTATGGACTCAGATGTCTGTGCCTTTGGATAAAACAACTCCAGAAGATGCCAAAAAAATTCTAGAGAATGCTTGGGTTTCTTGGTATGAGTGGTGGCAGCCGCGATTTCCCGAGCCTTGA